In Rhodamnia argentea isolate NSW1041297 chromosome 4, ASM2092103v1, whole genome shotgun sequence, the following proteins share a genomic window:
- the LOC115754920 gene encoding uncharacterized protein LOC115754920 produces the protein MATGLLPYRPLAVKATAPSAERKPGTGCRRSVSSSSSSSSDSWWAPIFGFSSEPGYVDSVDNKVAYPRKGDLECSSLSAAPDAGAKPARCRPDPIRFTEEKARLLRLMTSDAASLHDTMYHSAIASRLASDFGNPTDP, from the coding sequence ATGGCCACCGGTCTCCTTCCCTACAGACCCCTCGCCGTCAAGGCCACGGCCCCCTCCGCCGAGCGAAAGCCGGGCACCGGTTGCCGGCGAAGCGTctcgtcgtcgtcctcctcctcctccgacaGCTGGTGGGCCCCGATCTTCGGCTTCTCGTCCGAGCCGGGCTACGTAGACTCCGTCGACAACAAGGTCGCCTACCCCAGGAAGGGCGACTTGGAGTGCTCGAGCCTGTCCGCGGCCCCCGACGCCGGCGCCAAGCCCGCGAGATgccgacccgacccgatccggTTCACGGAGGAGAAGGCGCGGCTCCTCAGGCTCATGACCTCCGACGCGGCGTCCCTCCACGACACGATGTATCACTCTGCGATCGCGTCCCGGCTGGCTTCGGACTTCGGGAACCCGACCGATCCGTGA
- the LOC115754921 gene encoding uncharacterized protein LOC115754921: MASPSDTSNQEAVVRKQNKGAPFKFLVPLIYAPALPLIRLTLRKNPVVRDRLFTIVLAGAFAHGFYLVTDIYDSESK, translated from the exons ATGGCCTCGCCGTCCGATACTTCCAACCA GGAGGCTGTTGTAAggaagcaaaacaaaggagCCCCATTTAAGTTCTTGGTCCCTCTGATATACGCCCCTGCTCTTCCTCTCA TTCGGCTCACATTGAGGAAGAACCCGGTGGTGAGGGATCGTTTGTTCACCATCGTCTTAGCTGGGGCTTTTGCTCATGGGTTTTACTTGGT CACGGACATATATGACAGTGAAAGCAAGTGA
- the LOC115754919 gene encoding GTP-binding nuclear protein Ran-3-like: MALPNQQTVDYPNFKLVIVGDGGTGKTTFVKRHLTGEFEKKYEPTIGVEVHPLDFFTNCGKIRFYCWDTAGQEKFGGLRDGYYIHGQCAIIMFDVTARMTYKNVPTWHRDLCRVCENIPIVLCGNKVDVKNRQVKAKQVTFHRKKNLQYYEISAKSNYNFEKPFLYLARKLAGDANLHFVESPALAPPEVHLDLAAQQLHEAELAQAAIQPLPDDDDDAFE; encoded by the exons ATG GCTTTGCCGAATCAGCAGACTGTCGATTACCCTAACTTCAAGCTCGTCATTGTCGGCGATGGAGGCACAG GTAAAACGACTTTTGTGAAGAGACATCTTACTGGGGAGTTTGAAAAGAAATATGAGC CAACTATTGGTGTTGAAGTCCATCCTTTGGATTTCTTCACAAACTGCGGGAAAATCCGGTTTTACTGCTGGGATACTGCCGGGCAGGAGAAGTTTGGTGGTCTAAGAGATGGATATTA CATTCACGGCCAGTGTGCAATTATCATGTTTGATGTCACTGCTCGAATGACATACAAGAATGTTCCTACATGGCATCGCGATCTCTGCAG GGTCTGTGAGAATATACCTATTGTTCTCTGTGGGAACAAGGTGGATGTGAAGAATAGGCAAGTTAAAGCAAAGCAGGTTACGTTCCATCGGAAGAAGAATTTGCAGTACTATGAAATTTCTGCAAAGAGCAACTACAACTTTGAGAAGCCCTTCCTCTACCTCGCTAGAAAACTTGCTGG GGATGCCAACCTCCACTTTGTTGAGTCACCTGCCCTTGCTCCTCCAGAAGTGCACCTTGACTTGGCCGCACAGCAACT GCATGAGGCAGAACTTGCTCAAGCGGCTATTCAGCCACTtcctgatgatgatgatgacgccTTTGAGTAG